The genomic window GCACCATCCGCATCCCGGTGCACATGATCGAGACCATCAACAAGCTGATCCGCACCCAGCGCGAGCTGGTGCAGAAGCTGGGCCGGGAGCCCTCCAGCGAGGAGATCGCCCACGCCATGGACATGCCCGTGGGCAAGGTCCGCAAGGTGATGAAGATCGCCCAGGAGCCCATCAGCCTGGAGACCCCCATCGGCGAGGAGGAGGATTCCCACCTCGGGGACTTCATCGAGGACAAGGGCGTCGTCTCCCCCGTGGAGCAGGTCGTCAGCCAGCGCCTGAAGGAGACCGTCAACCAGGTGCTCCAGACCCTCACCGAACGGGAGGAGAAGGTTCTCCGCATGCGGTTCGGGGTGGGGGACGAGGCTTCGGAGCACACGCTGGAGGAGGTCGGCAGCGAATTCGCCGTCACCCGCGAGCGCATCCGGCAGATCGAGTCCAAGGCCCTGAGAAAGATCAGGCATCCCCGGTATTCCAAGACCCTGAAGGCATTCCTGGGTTAGGGGCCGGAACTCGGATAAACGCGGGGAATGCATGCGCAGGCATGTGTTCCCCGCTTCCGTTTTCAGGGGCGCCGCGGCTCGAATGGTCTTGGCTGCCGGGGATGGACGGGGATGGGATCGCCGGAGGAGCGGGCTCCGACCCGGTTCCGCCAGGGCGCCCAAGCCCCGGTGGAATCATTCCCGTCCATCCCCTTCATCCCCGGCGAAACAAGCGCTTGAGGAACCGGCGCCTTCGTCGGGACGACGTTCCCGTGAAGGAGGGCCAGCGGCCCGGCGGACCCTCCGGCCCCGTCCTCCGGTCCCGGCCAAAGTGACCAGTTGACTTCCCGGTCGACCTACATGACGCTCATTCCAGAGGCAAAAACGTGCTGTCCAAAGACCAGATGCTGGGGAAATACCAGATTCTCGACCGCCTGGGCGCAGGCGGATTTGGAACTGTTTACCTTGCTCAGGATAGGCTCCTGAATCGCAAGGTCGCCCTGAAGGTGCCCCATCATCAGACCGACGACCAGAACATGCTTCTGGAATCGCAGATCATGGTGCAGCTCAAGCATCCCAACATCGTCGACCTGATCACGGCGGAGAAGAAGGACGGGCTGTTCTTCATGGTCATGGAGTACATCGACGGCGAAAGCCTGGACAAGGTCATCCGCCGGGAACGAACCATCCTGCCCTCCCGGGCCCTGGAGATCGCCACCGACGTCTGCTCGGCCATCGGCTTTGCCCACGCGCACCAGGTGATCCACCGGGACCTTCGGCCGGCCAATATCCTGATCACCCGGGACGGGGTCGCCAAGGTCACGGACTTCGGCACCAGCCGGATCCTGGAGCTGCAGAAGGAGGAGTTCGCCCGCACCCGCATCGGGTCGCCGCCCTACATGTCTCCGGAGCACTTCCGGGGGCGCGCGGTGTTCCAGAGCGACCTCTGGAGCCTGGGCATCACCATCTACGAGATGCTCACGGGCACGGTGCCCTTCTATGACGCGGACCCGGTGAAGATCGCGCAGGCCTTCCAGAGCACGCCCATCGTCCCGCCCCACCTGCGCAACCCGGCGGTGCCCAAGGCCCTCAGCGAGGCCGTGATGAAGGCCCTGGCCATCAACCTGGGCGAGCGCTACCTGTCGGCCCAGAAATTCCTCGAGGCCCTCCGGCCGCTGCGCGAGGGGGTGGCCCGGGAGACCCGTCCGCTGGGCACCGCGGTGCTGGCCGCGCACCTCAACACGCCCGGCCATGCCCCGCGCAGCCCGGTGGTGACCCATGCGCGGCTCTGCAGGTTCTGCTATAAACCCCTGTCAAGGACTGCAGTGACCTGCCCTGCCTGCGGCGAGAAGAATTGACCAACGAGGAAGCCCCCCCATCCCTGCTGAAACGGACCTGGTCCCGCAGGTGGGTGCGCCGGCTGACCTACGTGCTGGCCTCGGGCGCGGCCCTGGCGGGGCTCATGGGCTGGGCCGTGCAGCAGGCCTACGTGGACGCCTGGATCGTGGGAAAGGCCGACGCCTACCTGCGCAAGGAGACCGGGCTGGGGTTCGCCGCGGAGCGGCTGGAGATCCACCCCTTCCAGGGCCGGATCGTGCTCCACAACTTCTCCTTCGGGGGCGACCTGTTCCAGGCCCCGCTCCTGGAGGTGGAGATCGACCTCTACACG from Geothrix sp. 21YS21S-2 includes these protein-coding regions:
- a CDS encoding serine/threonine-protein kinase — encoded protein: MLGKYQILDRLGAGGFGTVYLAQDRLLNRKVALKVPHHQTDDQNMLLESQIMVQLKHPNIVDLITAEKKDGLFFMVMEYIDGESLDKVIRRERTILPSRALEIATDVCSAIGFAHAHQVIHRDLRPANILITRDGVAKVTDFGTSRILELQKEEFARTRIGSPPYMSPEHFRGRAVFQSDLWSLGITIYEMLTGTVPFYDADPVKIAQAFQSTPIVPPHLRNPAVPKALSEAVMKALAINLGERYLSAQKFLEALRPLREGVARETRPLGTAVLAAHLNTPGHAPRSPVVTHARLCRFCYKPLSRTAVTCPACGEKN